GACCTTCGCGGCGTCGGCGAACTTCCCGGCCTCGATCAGGTCGACGACCTGCTCGTGCACGTCGATGCCCTCCTGCGACCGCGAGGGCTCGCGGCTGCGCAGCCGCTGGTTCTCGAACCGCGCGGTGTGCGCGTCGATCAGTTGCTGCACGAGTTCCTGAAACAGCGTCAGGGGCGGATTGTTCGCAAGCGCGACCAGCTCGGTGTGGAACCGGCCGCCGACCGCGCACAGCGTCGCGAAGTCGGTCTCGTCGCGGGTGGCGGCGACCAGCTCGCGGAGCTTGGCGATCTGGTCCTGGCTCGGCGGGTTGCTCGCGAGGTCGGCGATCGCCGCCGGTTCGAGCAGCAGGCGCGCGGTGTGGACGTCGTCCAGCGACGTCGAGTGGAACATCAGCACGTTGCCGAGGTAGCGCCCCGCGACCTGCGGCGAGGGCCGGTTGACGCGTGTCCCGCCCCGGCGCCCGCGCTGGACCGTGACGAGCAGCTCGGTCTCCAGGATCCGCAGCGCCTGACGCAGCGTCGGACGCGAGACGCCGAGCTCGGCGGTCATCTCGGCCTCGGGCGGGAGCATCTCGCCCTCCGCCCGCTCGCCGGCGACGATCTGGCGCCGCAGCTCCGCCGCGACCACCTCGGCCGCCTTGCCGCGTCCTTTGGCGGCCGGCTCCGCCGGGTCGACCGGGGCCGCGGGTTCGGACATCGCGGCGGCTCCTTCCGGCCGATCGGTGGAGATGACATCTCCACCCGGGGTGTAAGCGGTCATTTTACTGCCGATTTCCCCCGTTCCGGCGTCGGCCGCTCCGGGAGGCGGTGAGTTCGTGCGCCTCTCGGTCCGCGTCCGCTACTCCGGGACCGCCGCGCTGGAGCCGCTGCTGCTCGCCGCGGAGGAGTACGGCTACGACGGCTTCTGGGTCAGCGAGCCCTGGGGAGTGGACGCCTCCGCACTGCTCGGCTGGTGCGCGGCCCGGACGCGGCGGATCGCGCTCGGGACGCACGTCGCGTCCGTGTACGCCCGCACCCCGGCGGCGACGGCGGCGATGGCCGCCACGCTCCAGGACGTCTCCGGCGGGCGGTTCCGCCTCGGGCTCGGGACCTCCGGTCCGCACGTGGTCGAGGGCTGGCACGGGGTGCCGTTCGAACGCCCGCTGGCCCGGATCCGCGAGACCGTCGCCGCCGTCCGGACCGTGGTCGCGGGGGAGCCCGTCTCCCACCGTGACCGGCGGCCGCTGCGCACCGCCCTGCCGGGCGACGTGCCGCCCGTGCCGGTCTACGTCGGCGCGCTCGGCCCGCGCAACCAGGAACTGACCGCCGACGTCGCCGACGGGTGGACGCCGACGCCGTTCACCCCGGACGAGCCGGCGTTCGCGCTCCCTTTGACGAAGCGGCTCGCGGGGAACGACCGGGCCGTCGCGGTCGCGCCCACCGTCCCGGCCGCCGTCGGTGACGCCGAGGCGGTGCGGGCCCTGGAACGCGGCTGGTCCGCGCTGTACCTGCGGGGGATGGGTGACTTCTACGCCGCGGCCGCGGAGACCATGGGCTTCGGCGCGATGGTCGCGGCGCTCCGCGCGGCGCCGGACCGGGCGGCGGCGAAGGCGGCCGTGACCGACGACTACGTCGACGCGATCGGGCTCTTCGGCCCGCCGGAGCGGATCCGCGAGCGGGCCACCCGCTACGTTGCCGCCGGCGTCGACGAACTCGTCGTCGAACTGCGCAAGCCCCACCTCGACGACCAACTCAACGACCTGCGGGTCCTGGTCGAGACGCTGAAAGGACTGTGATGGACAAGCTGGAGATCCACGAGCTCGCGGCGCGTTACGCCGACCTCTGCGACCGGGCGGACTGGGACGCCGTCGTCGACCTGTACACCGCGGACGGGGTGTTCGACGCGCAGGACGTCTACGGCCGCGTCGCGACCGGGCACGACGACCTGCTCGACTTCTACAAGTCGTTCCCCACCGCGATCGCGCACCACCCGACGAGCCTGTACTCCACGATCGACGGCGACCGCGCCACCGCGCGGATGAAGATGCTCGTCTTCTTCGGCTCCGGCGGGTTCTCGGTCAACTACGACTGGGAGCTGCGGGGCGTCGACGGCGAGTGGAGGATCGCGCGGCAGTCCATCGCGGTGCAGGGCAAGCTGCCGGCCGCGAAGTCGGCATGACCTCTCCCGGCGGCGGTCGCGTCGCCGGCAAGGTTGTCCTGATCACCGGGGCCGCCCGGGGTCAGGGGCGGCACCAGGCGATCGCCCTGGCCGAGCAGGGCGCGGACATTCTCGCCCTCGACCTGTGTGCGGACATCGACTCGGTGCCGTACCCGCTCGCGACGCCGGACGAGCTCGACGAGACCGCGAAGCTCGTCGCCGCCACCGGACGGCGCGTGGTGGCGCTGCGGGTGGACGTCCGGGAGCGGGCGGAGCTCCGCCGCGCGGTCGCCGACGGCGTGGCCGAACTCGGGCGCCTCGACGTCGTCGTCGCCCAGGCCGGGATCACCGCGCTCGGCGCCGAGCTCCCGCGCACCGCGTGGGCCGACACGGTCGACGTGAACCTGGTCGGGGTCGTGAACACCGTCCACGCGGCGCTGCCGCACCTCGGCGCCGGCGCGTCGGTGATCGCGACCGGGTCGCTGGTCGCGTTGCGTCCCCGGCGGGCCTACGACGAGGCTGGGCCGGGATCGGCGGGGTACAAGTACGCGAAGCTCGCGCTGGCGCACTACATCCACGAGCTCGCGACGGTCCTCGCGCCGGAGCGCATCCGCGTCAACGCCGTCCACCCGACGAACGTCG
This sequence is a window from Sporichthya brevicatena. Protein-coding genes within it:
- a CDS encoding FadR/GntR family transcriptional regulator, yielding MSEPAAPVDPAEPAAKGRGKAAEVVAAELRRQIVAGERAEGEMLPPEAEMTAELGVSRPTLRQALRILETELLVTVQRGRRGGTRVNRPSPQVAGRYLGNVLMFHSTSLDDVHTARLLLEPAAIADLASNPPSQDQIAKLRELVAATRDETDFATLCAVGGRFHTELVALANNPPLTLFQELVQQLIDAHTARFENQRLRSREPSRSQEGIDVHEQVVDLIEAGKFADAAKVWRDHLEFIHRRLAQTVDTASVLDLEI
- a CDS encoding LLM class flavin-dependent oxidoreductase — protein: MRLSVRVRYSGTAALEPLLLAAEEYGYDGFWVSEPWGVDASALLGWCAARTRRIALGTHVASVYARTPAATAAMAATLQDVSGGRFRLGLGTSGPHVVEGWHGVPFERPLARIRETVAAVRTVVAGEPVSHRDRRPLRTALPGDVPPVPVYVGALGPRNQELTADVADGWTPTPFTPDEPAFALPLTKRLAGNDRAVAVAPTVPAAVGDAEAVRALERGWSALYLRGMGDFYAAAAETMGFGAMVAALRAAPDRAAAKAAVTDDYVDAIGLFGPPERIRERATRYVAAGVDELVVELRKPHLDDQLNDLRVLVETLKGL
- a CDS encoding nuclear transport factor 2 family protein, with the translated sequence MDKLEIHELAARYADLCDRADWDAVVDLYTADGVFDAQDVYGRVATGHDDLLDFYKSFPTAIAHHPTSLYSTIDGDRATARMKMLVFFGSGGFSVNYDWELRGVDGEWRIARQSIAVQGKLPAAKSA
- a CDS encoding mycofactocin-coupled SDR family oxidoreductase, whose translation is MTSPGGGRVAGKVVLITGAARGQGRHQAIALAEQGADILALDLCADIDSVPYPLATPDELDETAKLVAATGRRVVALRVDVRERAELRRAVADGVAELGRLDVVVAQAGITALGAELPRTAWADTVDVNLVGVVNTVHAALPHLGAGASVIATGSLVALRPRRAYDEAGPGSAGYKYAKLALAHYIHELATVLAPERIRVNAVHPTNVDTPMLQNDSIYRQFRRDLEHPTREDAEGVFGVIHPMPTPFVDAADITHAVLYLASDESRYVTGMQLRVDAGGYLTVNEFRP